The following coding sequences lie in one Flagellimonas eckloniae genomic window:
- a CDS encoding gliding motility lipoprotein GldH, which produces MHNNFFTVLVLAICLVSCNSNLVFSDYEPMANGKWNLDETVHFQFSELDSIEPYNMFINIRNDNTFPFSNLFLIAELEYPNGETIKDTLEYKMSEPSGEWLGQGLGSIKENKLWFHEKIVFPDSGVYKVSIAHAMRKNGDVDGIHTLEGITDVGLEIEKSTQ; this is translated from the coding sequence ATGCACAATAATTTCTTCACAGTCCTAGTTTTAGCAATATGTTTAGTTTCATGTAACAGCAATCTAGTTTTTTCGGATTATGAACCTATGGCAAATGGTAAATGGAATTTAGATGAAACTGTACATTTTCAATTTTCAGAACTAGATTCTATTGAACCCTATAACATGTTCATTAATATTAGAAACGATAATACATTCCCGTTCAGCAATTTATTTTTAATTGCTGAATTGGAATATCCCAATGGAGAAACCATAAAGGATACATTAGAATATAAAATGTCAGAACCATCGGGGGAATGGCTGGGCCAAGGTTTGGGGAGCATCAAGGAAAATAAACTTTGGTTCCATGAAAAAATCGTTTTTCCTGATTCTGGCGTATATAAAGTGAGTATTGCACACGCAATGCGCAAAAATGGGGATGTGGATGGTATCCATACCCTTGAAGGCATTACCGATGTAGGTTTGGAAATTGAAAAAAGCACCCAATAA
- a CDS encoding PSP1 domain-containing protein yields MGCSSCSTGKDGQPRGCKNNGTCGTDGCNKLTVFDWLSNMSLPNGQKPFDCVEVRFKNSRKGFFRNTENLPLAIGDVVATQAKSGHDIGIVTLTGELVKVQMKKKKVAFDDESVLKIYRKASQRDIDIWQKCRDKEPEIQKRSREIAISLKLQMKLSDVEFQGDGSKATFYYTAEDRVDFRQLIKDMAKAFSIRIEMRQIGYRQEAQRLGGIGSCGRELCCSTWLTDFRSVSTASARYQQLALNPQKLAGQCGKLKCCLNYELDMYLEALKDFPSQDSKLMTEKGIAFCQKADIFKETLWFSYRDDPATWHALHKEHVTEILEMNKKNEKIASLEEYAQDNVNEEKLVFENVVGQDSLTRFDKPRKNKRNNKKRRKNKPKASRNAQ; encoded by the coding sequence ATGGGATGTAGCAGTTGTTCAACCGGCAAGGATGGACAACCGCGTGGTTGCAAGAACAATGGTACTTGCGGCACAGATGGTTGTAACAAGCTAACCGTTTTTGATTGGCTTTCCAATATGTCGCTACCCAACGGTCAAAAACCTTTTGATTGTGTTGAGGTACGTTTCAAGAATAGTAGAAAAGGTTTTTTTAGGAATACGGAGAATCTTCCATTGGCCATTGGTGATGTTGTGGCCACACAGGCCAAATCTGGCCATGATATCGGCATAGTCACCCTTACAGGGGAGTTGGTAAAAGTGCAAATGAAGAAAAAGAAAGTTGCATTTGACGATGAGTCGGTACTCAAAATCTACAGAAAAGCTTCACAACGGGATATTGACATTTGGCAAAAATGTAGAGATAAAGAACCCGAAATTCAGAAAAGATCTAGGGAAATTGCTATTTCATTAAAACTTCAAATGAAGCTTAGCGATGTTGAATTTCAAGGAGATGGTTCAAAAGCCACATTCTATTACACAGCAGAAGACCGGGTAGATTTTAGGCAATTGATAAAGGATATGGCCAAAGCTTTTAGTATCCGAATTGAAATGCGCCAAATAGGTTACAGACAAGAAGCACAGCGTTTGGGAGGAATTGGCTCATGTGGGCGAGAACTTTGTTGCTCAACTTGGCTGACCGATTTTAGATCGGTAAGTACAGCTTCAGCCAGATACCAGCAATTGGCATTGAACCCCCAAAAGTTGGCAGGTCAGTGCGGAAAGCTCAAATGTTGCCTCAATTATGAGCTGGATATGTACCTGGAAGCATTGAAGGATTTTCCGTCACAAGACAGCAAGCTAATGACCGAAAAAGGCATAGCCTTTTGTCAAAAAGCAGATATTTTCAAAGAAACACTCTGGTTTTCATACCGGGATGACCCGGCTACATGGCATGCGTTGCATAAAGAGCATGTAACGGAAATTCTTGAAATGAATAAGAAAAATGAAAAAATAGCCAGTCTAGAAGAATACGCACAAGATAATGTAAACGAAGAGAAGTTGGTTTTTGAAAATGTTGTAGGCCAGGACAGCCTTACTCGTTTTGATAAACCCAGAAAAAACAAGAGAAACAACAAAAAGCGAAGAAAAAACAAACCGAAAGCTTCCCGTAATGCACAATAA
- a CDS encoding RNA polymerase sigma factor has translation MDLEELIHNCKKGKRKAQAELYRKYSGILFGMCLKYSRNKTEAEDSLHDSFMTIFNKIDQYNFNGSFEGWIKRITVNTVLQKYRKEQHLNVVSENIGEEMDVDIEETDISLSTLLGYIQELPNKYRLTFNLYVLDGYSHKEISEMLGTSAGTSKSNLARAKMILREKIIKENINIA, from the coding sequence TTGGATCTTGAAGAACTGATACATAATTGTAAAAAGGGAAAAAGAAAGGCTCAAGCCGAACTATACCGGAAATATTCCGGTATTCTTTTCGGTATGTGCCTCAAGTATTCCCGTAATAAAACTGAAGCTGAAGACAGTCTTCACGACAGTTTTATGACGATTTTCAATAAAATAGATCAGTACAATTTTAATGGTTCTTTTGAAGGTTGGATCAAAAGGATTACCGTTAACACCGTACTTCAAAAATATAGAAAGGAGCAACATCTAAATGTGGTTTCCGAAAATATTGGCGAAGAAATGGATGTGGATATTGAAGAGACGGATATTAGTTTATCCACTTTGTTGGGATACATTCAGGAATTACCAAATAAATATAGATTAACATTTAACCTATATGTTTTGGACGGTTACAGCCATAAAGAAATAAGCGAAATGTTGGGGACATCCGCTGGTACTTCAAAATCAAATCTGGCCAGGGCCAAGATGATTTTAAGGGAAAAGATTATAAAAGAAAATATAAACATTGCTTAA
- a CDS encoding penicillin-binding protein 1A, with the protein MAKAKQKKQKGFFTYIKWFWILFGSGILFAILIFLLAAWGAFGEMPTFEHLENPQTNLATELISSDGETLGKYFLDDNRTWLDYKNLPENLVNALIATEDARYYNHAGIDARGTLRAFAFLGTKGGASTISQQLARQLFVGRKAQDWRRYLQKVKEWVIATRLERNYTKEEIIAMYFNIYDFGNNADGIRSAARVYFGKEPMELRTEEAAMLVGMFKNSSFYNPRPHRNPVGTRNRRNVVLSQMAKYEYISEKQKDSLQALELNLNYSPELHNEGLATYFRMYMQRWLNGWAKDNPKPDGEKYNIYLDGLKVYTTVDSRMQKNAEEAVREHMKNLQAEFFHQNTPKRNPTAPFLDLTKGAIDTIMRRAMKQSEMWRNLSRMGKSEKEIEEIFHQKKGMTVFDWNSDSFDKDTIMTPMDSIRYYKTFLRTAMMSMEPQTGHVKAWVGGVDYKHFQYDQVFQGTRQAGSTFKPFVYAAAIDQLRYSPCDSLPDNQYCIEPLKHGNMEAWCPKNSDGKYSGKNLTLKNALANSVNTVTAQLIDKVGPGSVVNIAKNMGITREILEVPAIALGVPEVNVYEMVGAFGTYANQGVYVKPVMVTRIEDKNGTVLYEYVPETKDVLSKDVAYAMVNLMEGVTQGGSGTRLRHTFAKNQSVYKDIITGYPYELTNPIAGKTGTTQNQSDGWFMGMVPNLVTGVWVGGENRAVHFKSILYGQGASMALPIWGLYMKKNYENEELGVSKDAFEEPEDLSINVDCTKILQDLQDDLDTEDDMEDVGF; encoded by the coding sequence ATGGCAAAGGCTAAACAAAAAAAGCAAAAAGGCTTCTTCACATATATTAAATGGTTTTGGATTCTATTTGGGTCGGGCATTCTCTTCGCTATATTGATTTTTCTTTTGGCGGCTTGGGGGGCATTTGGTGAAATGCCAACATTTGAGCATTTAGAAAACCCCCAAACTAATTTGGCCACAGAACTTATTTCTTCAGACGGAGAAACTTTAGGGAAATATTTTTTAGATGATAATCGTACCTGGTTGGATTATAAGAATCTTCCTGAGAATTTGGTTAACGCCTTAATTGCAACTGAAGATGCACGTTATTATAATCACGCTGGAATAGATGCCAGAGGAACTCTTAGAGCTTTTGCATTTCTTGGCACCAAAGGTGGAGCCAGTACCATTTCACAGCAATTGGCAAGACAATTGTTTGTTGGAAGAAAAGCACAAGATTGGAGAAGGTATCTTCAAAAAGTCAAAGAGTGGGTTATTGCGACCCGTTTGGAGCGCAATTATACCAAAGAAGAAATCATAGCCATGTATTTCAACATCTATGATTTTGGCAATAATGCCGATGGTATTCGTTCAGCTGCAAGAGTTTATTTTGGAAAAGAGCCCATGGAGTTAAGAACAGAAGAAGCAGCCATGCTGGTTGGGATGTTCAAAAACTCCTCTTTCTATAACCCAAGACCACATAGAAACCCTGTGGGCACAAGGAATAGAAGAAATGTGGTTTTATCTCAGATGGCCAAATATGAGTACATTTCCGAAAAGCAAAAAGATTCACTCCAAGCATTGGAATTAAACTTAAATTATAGCCCGGAATTGCATAATGAGGGTCTGGCCACCTATTTTCGTATGTATATGCAACGCTGGTTAAATGGATGGGCTAAAGACAACCCTAAACCTGATGGTGAAAAGTATAACATTTACTTGGACGGGTTAAAAGTATATACGACAGTTGATTCCAGGATGCAGAAAAATGCTGAAGAAGCTGTACGGGAACACATGAAAAATTTACAAGCTGAGTTTTTCCACCAAAACACCCCAAAGCGCAACCCAACTGCCCCATTTTTGGATTTGACTAAAGGAGCTATAGATACTATTATGCGTCGCGCTATGAAACAATCTGAAATGTGGCGTAATCTCAGTAGAATGGGAAAATCTGAAAAGGAAATAGAAGAGATTTTCCATCAGAAAAAAGGGATGACGGTATTTGATTGGAATAGTGATTCCTTTGACAAGGATACCATTATGACTCCAATGGATTCCATTAGATACTATAAAACCTTTTTAAGAACGGCCATGATGTCTATGGAACCTCAGACTGGACACGTAAAAGCATGGGTAGGCGGTGTTGACTATAAACATTTTCAATACGATCAGGTATTTCAAGGAACAAGACAAGCAGGGTCTACATTCAAACCCTTTGTTTATGCCGCTGCTATTGATCAATTGCGTTATTCCCCTTGCGATTCACTACCAGACAATCAATATTGCATTGAACCCTTAAAGCATGGGAATATGGAAGCATGGTGTCCCAAAAACTCTGATGGCAAATATTCTGGGAAAAATTTAACCCTTAAAAATGCATTGGCCAATTCTGTAAATACGGTTACCGCGCAATTAATAGACAAAGTTGGTCCTGGATCAGTTGTAAACATTGCCAAAAATATGGGCATAACACGAGAAATTTTGGAAGTGCCTGCAATAGCCTTGGGAGTTCCAGAGGTTAATGTTTATGAAATGGTAGGAGCGTTTGGAACCTATGCCAATCAGGGGGTTTATGTAAAGCCTGTCATGGTAACCCGAATTGAAGATAAAAATGGCACAGTACTTTATGAATACGTGCCGGAGACAAAGGACGTTTTAAGTAAAGATGTAGCCTATGCTATGGTGAACCTTATGGAAGGGGTGACCCAAGGAGGTTCGGGCACTAGGTTGAGACACACTTTTGCAAAAAATCAATCAGTTTATAAAGATATAATAACAGGGTATCCGTATGAATTGACCAACCCAATTGCAGGTAAAACAGGAACAACTCAAAATCAAAGTGATGGTTGGTTTATGGGAATGGTGCCTAATTTGGTTACAGGAGTCTGGGTAGGTGGTGAAAATCGAGCTGTCCATTTTAAAAGTATTCTTTATGGTCAAGGCGCTTCTATGGCATTGCCTATTTGGGGCTTGTACATGAAGAAAAATTATGAGAATGAAGAACTGGGTGTTTCCAAAGACGCTTTTGAAGAGCCAGAGGATTTGTCCATTAATGTAGATTGCACAAAAATACTGCAAGACCTTCAAGATGATTTGGATACAGAAGACGATATGGAAGATGTAGGATTCTAA
- a CDS encoding GNAT family N-acetyltransferase — MRLNLRLCTNLDVDVLTKISRDTFGAAFEKDNDPNDFKDYMDFAFGKEKLLSELKNPNSSFYFVFDAETLVGYFKVNEKEAQTDVNDGESLELERIYVVQSYQGKQIGGWMLDNIVELARKEAKTYIWLGVWERNIRAIKFYQKRGFKQFGTHPYFIGNDKQTDWLLRLDL, encoded by the coding sequence ATGAGGTTGAATTTACGTCTGTGCACAAATTTGGATGTGGATGTTTTGACAAAGATATCCAGGGACACTTTCGGGGCTGCTTTTGAAAAAGACAATGACCCCAATGATTTTAAGGACTACATGGATTTTGCCTTTGGCAAAGAGAAGTTATTGTCTGAACTTAAGAACCCTAATTCTTCTTTTTATTTTGTGTTTGATGCAGAAACTTTGGTCGGTTATTTTAAAGTAAACGAAAAAGAAGCACAAACGGATGTTAATGATGGGGAGTCTCTTGAATTAGAGCGTATTTATGTTGTTCAATCCTATCAAGGAAAGCAAATAGGCGGTTGGATGCTGGACAATATTGTGGAACTGGCTAGAAAAGAAGCTAAAACGTATATTTGGTTGGGCGTATGGGAGCGGAATATACGGGCCATCAAATTTTATCAAAAACGTGGCTTTAAACAATTTGGGACCCATCCCTACTTTATTGGAAACGACAAACAGACGGATTGGCTTTTAAGATTAGACCTTTAA
- a CDS encoding 3-oxoacid CoA-transferase subunit B — protein sequence MLNKNGIAKRIAKEVKDGYYVNLGIGIPTLVANFVRDDISVEFQSENGVLGMGPFPFEGEEDADVINAGKQTITTLPGASFFDSALSFAMIRGKHVDLTILGAMEVAENGDIANWKIPGKMVKGMGGAMDLVASAENIIVAMMHTNKAGKSKLLKKCSLPLTGVGCVKKIVTNLAVLEVVPEGFKLLERAPGISVDDVVKATEGRLVVEGQIPEMKI from the coding sequence ATGTTAAATAAAAATGGAATAGCTAAACGAATTGCCAAAGAGGTCAAAGACGGTTACTATGTGAACCTTGGAATCGGAATTCCAACTTTGGTGGCCAATTTTGTTCGTGATGATATAAGCGTTGAATTTCAAAGTGAGAATGGGGTTTTGGGAATGGGCCCTTTTCCTTTTGAAGGTGAAGAGGATGCCGATGTTATAAATGCTGGAAAGCAAACCATAACGACGCTCCCTGGGGCATCGTTTTTTGATTCTGCCTTGAGTTTTGCAATGATCAGGGGAAAACATGTAGACCTAACCATTTTGGGAGCAATGGAAGTAGCGGAAAATGGAGATATAGCTAACTGGAAAATTCCTGGGAAAATGGTCAAAGGTATGGGTGGGGCAATGGACCTTGTGGCATCTGCAGAGAATATTATCGTCGCTATGATGCATACCAACAAGGCAGGAAAATCCAAACTATTAAAAAAGTGTAGCTTGCCGCTTACAGGGGTAGGCTGTGTAAAAAAAATAGTAACAAACCTTGCCGTTTTGGAAGTTGTTCCCGAAGGTTTCAAATTGCTGGAAAGAGCCCCTGGAATTTCTGTTGATGATGTTGTCAAGGCTACAGAAGGAAGATTGGTTGTGGAGGGTCAAATTCCGGAAATGAAAATCTGA
- a CDS encoding rhodanese-related sulfurtransferase, protein MQLYNTLSAKEREKLIEEAGKDRLTISFYKYAHIANPEIFRNHLFIHWDELDVLGRIYVANEGVNAQLSVPAENFEVFKAHLDSVSFLENVRLNIAIEQDNKSFLKLKVKVREKIVADGLNDDTFDVTNKGVHVGAEKFNELIEDPDTVLVDMRNHYESEIGHFKNAITPDVDTFRDSLDIIEKDLSEHKEDKKLVMYCTGGIRCEKASAYYKHKGFKNVYQLEGGIIEYARQVKAKDLENKFLGKNFVFDHRRGERISEDVISKCHQCGNPCDTHVNCANEACHLLFIQCQECAEAMNDCCSLDCKETHELPFEEQKRLRKGIHASNKIFKKGRSEVLKYKK, encoded by the coding sequence ATGCAACTGTACAATACATTAAGTGCAAAGGAAAGGGAGAAACTTATTGAAGAAGCCGGGAAAGACCGACTTACTATCTCTTTCTACAAATATGCGCACATAGCAAATCCTGAAATTTTTAGAAACCACTTATTTATCCATTGGGATGAATTGGATGTGCTTGGAAGAATTTATGTGGCAAATGAAGGAGTAAATGCCCAACTCTCCGTTCCTGCAGAGAATTTTGAAGTATTCAAAGCACATTTGGACAGTGTTTCGTTTTTGGAAAATGTGCGGCTCAACATCGCCATTGAACAAGACAACAAGTCTTTTTTGAAGCTAAAAGTCAAGGTTCGTGAGAAAATCGTTGCGGATGGATTGAATGATGACACTTTTGATGTTACCAATAAAGGCGTGCACGTTGGAGCGGAAAAATTCAATGAACTTATTGAAGATCCGGATACTGTTCTGGTGGACATGCGAAACCATTATGAAAGCGAAATAGGTCATTTTAAAAATGCCATAACCCCGGATGTGGATACATTTAGGGATTCATTGGATATCATAGAAAAGGACCTTTCAGAACATAAAGAAGACAAAAAACTGGTCATGTACTGTACCGGTGGAATTCGATGTGAAAAGGCAAGTGCCTATTACAAGCATAAAGGGTTCAAAAATGTGTATCAGTTAGAAGGCGGGATTATCGAATACGCGCGACAAGTAAAAGCTAAAGATCTGGAGAATAAATTCTTAGGAAAGAACTTTGTGTTTGATCATAGAAGGGGGGAAAGAATATCCGAAGATGTTATTTCCAAGTGTCACCAATGCGGAAACCCATGCGATACCCATGTCAATTGTGCAAACGAGGCATGCCATCTTCTTTTTATTCAGTGCCAGGAATGTGCAGAAGCTATGAACGATTGTTGTTCATTGGATTGCAAGGAAACCCATGAATTGCCGTTCGAGGAACAGAAACGACTGAGAAAAGGCATACACGCTAGCAATAAAATTTTTAAAAAGGGACGTTCCGAAGTATTAAAGTACAAAAAGTAG
- the recA gene encoding recombinase RecA, whose product MSNEKEAKLKALKLTLDKLDKTYGKGAVMKMGDSVVEDVEVIPSGSLGLDVALGVSGYPRGRVVEIYGPESSGKTTLTLHAIAEAQKNGGIAAFIDAEHAFDRFYAKNLGVDIDNLIISQPDHGEQALEIADNLIRSGAIDIVIIDSVAALTPKSEIEGEMGDSKMGLHARLMSQALRKLTSTISKTNCTVIFINQLREKIGVMFGNPETTTGGNALKFYASVRLDIRRSTQIKNTDGAVLGNKTRVKVVKNKVAPPFKTAEFDIMYGEGISKVGEILDLGVAYEIVKKSGSWFSYGDTKLGQGRDAVKALLADNPELSEELETKIREAITTVNS is encoded by the coding sequence ATGAGCAACGAAAAAGAAGCAAAATTAAAAGCCTTAAAACTTACACTTGACAAATTGGACAAAACCTACGGAAAAGGTGCCGTTATGAAAATGGGGGATAGTGTAGTGGAAGATGTTGAAGTTATTCCTTCTGGATCTTTAGGATTGGATGTTGCTTTGGGCGTAAGTGGTTATCCAAGAGGTAGGGTCGTTGAAATTTATGGCCCAGAATCTTCTGGTAAAACAACCTTGACCTTGCATGCAATTGCAGAAGCTCAAAAAAACGGCGGTATTGCCGCTTTTATAGATGCAGAGCATGCATTTGACCGTTTTTATGCAAAAAATTTGGGCGTTGATATTGACAACCTTATCATTTCACAGCCAGATCATGGTGAGCAGGCATTAGAGATTGCCGATAACCTTATCAGGTCTGGGGCTATTGACATTGTTATCATCGATTCTGTTGCTGCGCTTACCCCAAAAAGTGAAATTGAGGGAGAAATGGGAGATTCAAAGATGGGGCTCCATGCTCGTTTAATGTCTCAGGCTTTAAGAAAGTTGACCTCTACCATTAGCAAAACAAACTGCACCGTAATTTTCATTAATCAACTAAGAGAAAAAATTGGGGTAATGTTTGGAAACCCTGAAACGACTACCGGTGGAAATGCCCTTAAATTTTATGCTTCCGTACGATTGGACATTAGAAGATCCACACAAATAAAAAATACGGATGGAGCTGTTCTTGGAAATAAAACCAGGGTTAAAGTAGTGAAGAACAAAGTTGCACCTCCTTTTAAAACTGCTGAATTTGACATTATGTATGGCGAAGGTATTTCCAAAGTTGGGGAAATCTTAGATTTGGGAGTCGCCTATGAAATTGTAAAGAAAAGCGGGTCTTGGTTTAGTTATGGTGATACAAAGTTGGGCCAAGGAAGAGATGCGGTAAAGGCCTTGCTTGCAGATAATCCAGAACTATCTGAAGAATTGGAAACCAAAATCAGGGAGGCAATCACAACTGTGAATTCATAA
- a CDS encoding XRE family transcriptional regulator, whose product MYAIKQLRRKKNLSQSDLALEIGVSLRTIQLYEKKDANIPIKNLTKIAAYFDLSIAELYLQEVNEAQETYIRRQPFTKNGSVFYPMDHGKYLVMAPLILTEHQNEYIESLVENDFGKSTFQSGFIVDFLGDEAYRAFEISGNSMDDGSIVAIPNKAIVLGLKLGRTALEKENKTMCNKPYILVCRDRIICKWITGFNGKENAVYCQNLNKSPEYQDFELPLDDILEIFEVVKKQL is encoded by the coding sequence ATGTACGCAATAAAGCAATTAAGGCGTAAAAAAAACCTTAGCCAATCAGATTTGGCCTTGGAAATTGGTGTTAGCTTAAGAACCATACAGCTTTATGAAAAAAAAGATGCCAATATCCCCATTAAAAATCTTACAAAAATTGCCGCTTATTTTGATTTAAGTATTGCGGAATTGTATCTGCAGGAAGTCAATGAAGCTCAAGAAACCTACATAAGAAGACAACCATTTACCAAAAATGGAAGTGTTTTTTACCCTATGGACCATGGCAAATATTTGGTTATGGCACCATTGATCTTAACGGAGCATCAAAATGAATACATAGAAAGTTTAGTGGAAAATGATTTTGGAAAAAGTACATTTCAATCGGGTTTTATTGTTGATTTTTTAGGAGATGAAGCTTACAGAGCTTTTGAAATTTCCGGAAACTCCATGGATGACGGTAGTATTGTGGCCATTCCCAACAAAGCAATTGTGCTGGGTTTAAAATTGGGCAGAACAGCTCTTGAAAAAGAAAACAAAACAATGTGTAACAAGCCTTATATTCTGGTCTGTAGGGATAGGATTATCTGTAAATGGATTACGGGATTTAACGGCAAGGAGAATGCGGTATATTGTCAAAACCTAAATAAATCTCCGGAGTATCAAGATTTTGAATTGCCTTTGGACGATATTCTCGAGATTTTTGAGGTAGTCAAAAAACAACTTTAA
- a CDS encoding methionine aminotransferase, producing MITISSKLPDVGTNIFTYIGKLAHQHNAVNLSQGFPNFSPDPKLLQLVDKALKGGHNQYAPMQGTFTLREIISEKIKTLYGKTYHPESEITITAGATQAIFTAISTFVRQDDEVIVLKPAYDCYEPAIELFGAKVVPVQLEGPDYKIDWNTFKSAIGPKTKMVIINTPHNPTGTIWSENDMLQLQEILKDTNIILLSDEVYEHIVFDGKAHQSVSKFPDLATRSIVCSSFGKTFHVTGWKVGYCIAPKSLMEEFQKVHQFNVFCVNHPTQKALTEYLKTPGHYLDLNAFYQKKRDYFLEAVKGSKFEMIPSAGTYFQLLDYSKITNEGDTDFAERLIKENKLASIPVSVFNLNNRDDKQLRFCFAKTDDVLDQAAEILNGI from the coding sequence ATGATTACAATTAGTTCAAAATTACCTGATGTGGGCACCAATATATTCACCTATATTGGAAAATTGGCACATCAACATAATGCCGTAAACCTTTCCCAAGGATTCCCTAACTTTAGTCCGGACCCAAAGCTTCTACAACTGGTCGATAAAGCCCTTAAAGGAGGCCATAATCAATATGCGCCAATGCAGGGTACTTTCACCCTTCGTGAAATCATATCAGAAAAAATCAAAACGCTATATGGCAAAACCTATCATCCAGAATCTGAAATAACCATTACCGCAGGGGCCACACAGGCTATTTTTACAGCAATATCCACATTTGTACGCCAAGATGATGAAGTAATAGTGTTAAAGCCCGCCTATGATTGTTATGAACCAGCCATTGAACTTTTTGGCGCTAAGGTAGTTCCCGTACAACTTGAAGGACCGGATTATAAAATTGACTGGAATACCTTTAAATCTGCCATTGGCCCAAAAACGAAAATGGTGATTATCAATACTCCACATAATCCCACGGGGACCATTTGGTCTGAAAATGATATGCTCCAACTGCAAGAAATCCTAAAGGATACCAATATCATTTTGTTGAGTGATGAGGTATATGAACATATTGTTTTTGATGGTAAAGCGCACCAAAGCGTAAGTAAGTTTCCAGATTTGGCTACAAGAAGTATCGTATGCTCCTCTTTTGGAAAGACTTTTCACGTTACCGGGTGGAAAGTTGGTTATTGTATTGCACCGAAATCTTTGATGGAAGAGTTTCAAAAAGTGCACCAGTTCAATGTGTTCTGTGTAAACCATCCTACTCAAAAAGCCTTGACCGAATATTTAAAAACTCCAGGTCACTATCTGGATTTAAACGCGTTCTATCAAAAAAAACGGGATTATTTCTTGGAAGCCGTCAAGGGTTCAAAATTCGAAATGATACCTTCTGCTGGCACTTACTTTCAATTACTCGATTATTCTAAAATTACTAATGAGGGCGATACAGACTTTGCTGAAAGACTTATTAAGGAAAACAAATTGGCCAGCATTCCCGTTTCTGTTTTTAATTTGAACAACAGAGATGATAAGCAACTTCGCTTCTGTTTTGCCAAGACCGATGATGTATTGGACCAAGCGGCTGAAATTTTAAACGGTATCTGA
- a CDS encoding CoA transferase subunit A, with protein sequence MIKKTVPDVKKALAGVSDGMTFMLGGFGLCGIPENAIGELFRLGVKDITCISNNAGVDDFGLGLLLQQHQIKKMISSYVGENDEFERQMLSGELEVELTPQGTLAEKCRAAQAGFPAFYTPAGYGTEVAEGKETREFDGKMYVLEPAYKADFAFVKAWKGDEAGNLIFKGTARNFNPSMCGAAKITVAEVEELLPAGSLEPNEIHVPGIFVQRIFQGDNYEKRIEQRTVRQKG encoded by the coding sequence ATGATTAAAAAGACAGTTCCAGATGTAAAAAAAGCATTAGCTGGTGTTTCGGATGGGATGACCTTTATGCTAGGGGGATTTGGGTTGTGTGGAATCCCAGAAAATGCAATAGGGGAGTTGTTCAGATTAGGAGTTAAGGACATTACATGTATTTCCAATAATGCTGGGGTAGATGATTTTGGTCTGGGATTGCTTTTACAACAGCATCAGATCAAAAAAATGATTTCATCCTATGTTGGTGAAAACGATGAATTTGAACGCCAAATGCTGAGCGGAGAGTTAGAAGTTGAACTAACTCCTCAAGGTACATTAGCAGAAAAATGCAGAGCAGCCCAAGCCGGTTTTCCGGCATTCTATACTCCAGCAGGATATGGAACAGAAGTAGCGGAAGGGAAGGAAACCCGTGAGTTTGATGGAAAGATGTATGTTTTGGAACCAGCTTATAAAGCCGACTTTGCATTTGTGAAAGCTTGGAAGGGAGATGAAGCGGGCAACTTAATATTTAAGGGCACAGCACGCAATTTTAATCCCAGTATGTGTGGAGCTGCAAAAATCACAGTGGCTGAAGTAGAAGAACTATTGCCAGCCGGAAGTTTGGAGCCCAATGAAATTCATGTACCTGGAATATTTGTACAGCGTATTTTTCAAGGAGACAATTATGAAAAACGAATTGAACAAAGAACCGTTAGGCAAAAAGGGTAG